One part of the Oceanihabitans sp. IOP_32 genome encodes these proteins:
- the mce gene encoding methylmalonyl-CoA epimerase: MNKIEHIGIAVKNLDDSNALFSKLFGKPHYKIEEVASEGVNTSFFKVGDNKIELLEATTKTSPIAKFIEKKGEGIHHIAFDVDDIRAEIKRLKNEGFKMINETPKLGADNKLVAFLHPKSSNGVLIELCQEIKK; encoded by the coding sequence ATGAATAAGATTGAACATATTGGTATTGCTGTTAAAAACCTTGACGATTCTAACGCATTGTTTTCTAAATTATTTGGGAAGCCCCACTATAAAATTGAGGAGGTGGCGAGCGAAGGCGTAAACACGTCTTTTTTTAAAGTGGGCGATAATAAGATTGAATTATTAGAAGCCACGACTAAAACCAGCCCTATTGCAAAATTTATTGAAAAAAAAGGCGAAGGTATTCATCATATCGCTTTTGATGTAGATGATATTCGCGCCGAAATTAAAAGGCTTAAAAATGAGGGCTTTAAAATGATAAATGAAACCCCAAAGTTGGGCGCCGACAATAAATTAGTGGCTTTTTTACACCCAAAATCTTCAAATGGTGTTTTAATTGAGTTGTGTCAAGAGATAAAAAAATAA